Proteins encoded by one window of Salvia splendens isolate huo1 chromosome 5, SspV2, whole genome shotgun sequence:
- the LOC121805176 gene encoding ubiquitin carboxyl-terminal hydrolase 23-like, translating to MTATETMIRSNGAAPLEPESDSALFHRSIDFHQARKHYNGFGNESSSDFKLVTLNPTSGGLKPSGLEKITEKSSEISEAGLDPELSFEITFRRIGAGLRNLGNTCFLNSVLQCLTYTAPLAAYLQSGKHQNSCCTAGFCALCAIQKHVSRALQSSGRILEPKDLVSNLRCISRSFRNARQEDAHEYMVNLLESMHRCCLPSGVPSESPSAYEKSLVHKIFGGQLRSQVKCMQCSHCSNKFDPFLDLSLEIHKSDSLHKALAHFTSRELLDGGAREYLCDQCKEKVKASKQLTVQKAPLVLAVHLKRFSSYAPGQKVDKRVAFEPTLDLKPFVSDPYDGDLKYTLYGVLVHYGWSTHSGHYYCFVRTSSGMWYSLDDNQVVQVNERKVLEQKAYMLFYVRDRKDVGTENHVNTFQQDKDNMVMNAIGNVAYSNLNMELKEKIQIGSNERELNGSSALSGRIAPATDLPNGKLTVEPLDLAINAKCASMKPPTQSQLKEDSPMKLNSSVNGSGGASSGGYVATCHNILSIVEEHSTSSIVLSVAMPSGCKDNDKVKPSESAQKAPDSAVLSRLSGDQCKMDAPISETNASTKSLPVGAIDEPEKNICDGRAPVSSCIDASSMKAVGPNTDITVENGQRLDVHSKVSNLPAATTEPVSYCIEASTMKAVGPNTDATVENGRRLDEQSNLSNSPAATTEPVSSCIEASTMKAVGPTTDVTVANGQRMDVQSKLSNLPSATTEPVRLRITKKKSQDLKVKWKLMKYQAVAASLSSNIVLGVGLCLKIKKHKKKLKKTHSSMLKKSPGLKVILIEKALPSKVGQPASVEAIPPAVDQSTCSRKKKGKRVSDGQNHNPSIQNTISDSSILGAATDKDFRERILVDESTVSAGKQLDTRHSTAQGTGISQEHQRELRQNDIMNMLTRGLDETTVGRWKDNGAALYTKSKTRAPGTAQIGCIGNEWDEEYDRGKRKKIRLPAVSFDGPNLFQEIADKRLKTKRLKLERSRDGNQPFRI from the exons GGTGCAGGTTTGCGTAACCTCGGAAACACTTGTTTCCTTAATTCAGTACTGCAATGTCTGACCTATACTGCACCATTAGCCGCCTATCTTCAAAGTGGGAAGCATCAAAATTCTT GTTGTACTGCGGGGTTTTGTGCGTTGTGTGCTATCCAGAAACATGTTAGCCGAGCTCTGCAGTCAAGTGGGAGAATTCTAGAGCCCAAGGATCTTGTTTCGAACTTAAGAT GCATATCTCGGAGTTTTCGAAATGCCAGGCAAGAAGATGCCCATGAGTATATGGTGAATTTGCTTGAATCAATGCACAGGTGCTGCTTACCATCTGGAGTGCCAAGTGAATCTCCTAGTGCTTATGAGAAAAGCTTAGTCCACAAGATATTTGGTGGTCAATTGCGTAGTCAG GTGAAATGCATGCAGTGCTCCCACTGCTCAAACAAATTTGATCCATTCTTGGATCTAAGTCTAGAAATACATAAATCAGACTCATTGCATAAAGCACTTGCTCATTTCACCAGCAGAGAACTGTTAGATGGAGGTGCTAGGGAATATCTGTGTGATCAATGTAAGGAGAAAGTAAAGGCTTCCAAGCAACTAACAGTTCAAAAGGCACCCCTAGTACTTGCTGTTCACCTGAAGCGTTTTAGTTCATATGCTCCTGGCCAAAAAGTTGATAAAAGAGTTGCTTTTGAACCTACCTTGGACTTGAAACCTTTCGTCTCTGACCCCTAT GATGGGGATCTAAAATACACTCTTTATGGAGTTCTTGTTCATTATGGTTGGAGCACTCATTCTGGCCATTATTACTGCTTTGTTCGCACATCAAGTGGCATGTGGTATTCCCTTGATGACAATCAG GTTGTCCAAGTTAATGAGAGGAAAGTTCTGGAACAGAAGGCCTATATGCTTTTCTATGTTCGTGATAGGAAAGACGTTGGTACAGAGAATCATGTTAATACCTTTCAGCAAGATAAAGATAACATGGTGATGAATGCTATTGGAAATGTAGCATATTCAAATTTGAACATGGAATTGAAAGAGAAAATCCAAATTGGCTCAAATGAGAGAGAGTTAAATGGCTCTTCAGCTTTATCCGGGAGGATAGCACCAGCGACAGATCTACCTAATGGCAAGTTGACAGTGGAGCCTTTAGACCTTGCGATAAATGCCAAGTGTGCATCAATGAAGCCACCAACACAGTCTCAGCTGAAGGAAGATTCTCCAATGAAATTAAATTCAAGCGTTAATGGTTCTGGTGGTGCTTCAAGTGGAGGTTATGTTGCAACCTGTCACAACATCTTGAGTATTGTAGAAGAGCATAGTACAAGTTCTATTGTATTATCTGTTGCCATGCCGTCAGGCTGCAAGGATAACGACAAGGTAAAACCTAGCGAATCAGCTCAGAAGGCACCGGACAGCGCTGTGCTCAGCAGATTATCTGGAGATCAATGCAAAATGGATGCCCCCATTTCTGAAACG AATGCTAGCACCAAAAGTTTGCCCGTGGGAGCAATTGACGAACCAGAGAAAAACATTTGTGATGGGCGGGCACCTGTCTCCTCTTGCATTGATGCTTCCTCCATGAAGGCTGTAGGCCCAAATACTGATATAACTGTTGAAAATGGGCAAAGACTGGATGTGCATTCCAAGGTATCAAACTTACCTGCAGCCACCACTGAGCCTGTCTCTTATTGCATTGAAGCTTCCACCATGAAGGCTGTTGGTCCAAATACTGATGCAACTGTTGAAAATGGGCGAAGACTGGATGAGCAGTCCAACTTATCAAATTCACCCGCAGCCACCACAGAGCCTGTCTCCTCTTGCATTGAAGCTTCCACCATGAAGGCTGTTGGTCCAACTACTGATGTAACTGTTGCAAATGGGCAAAGAATGGATGTGCAATCCAAGTTATCAAACTTACCTTCAGCCACCACAGAGCCTGTCAGACTCAGGATAACAAAGAAGAAAAGCCAGGATCTTAAAGTAAAATGGAAGCTCATGAAGTATCAGGCAGTTGCTGCATCACTCAGCTCTAACATTGTATTAGGTGTGGGCCTCtgcttaaaaattaaaaagcacaAGAAGAAACTGAAGAAAACGCATAGTTCTATGCTGAAGAAGTCTCCTGGTCTGAAGGTTATTTTGATTGAGAAAGCCTTACCATCAAAGGTGGGGCAACCTGCGTCTGTAGAAGCAATTCCTCCTGCTGTTGACCAATCAACCTGCTCTCGTAAAAAGAAAGGCAAACGTGTTTCAGATGGGCAAAACCACAACCCAAGCATACAAAACACTATTAGTGATAGTAGCATATTAGGTGCTGCTACTGATAAGGACTTCAGAGAGAGAATTCTTGTCGATGAATCCACAGTTTCTGCTGGAAAGCAGCTTGATACAAGGCACTCTACTGCTCAAGGAACTGGGATATCTCAAGAGCACCAAAGAGAATTGAGGCAAAATGATATCATGAACATGCTTACCAGGGGCTTAGATGAGACAACCG TTGGTCGCTGGAAAGATAATGGTGCTGCACTATATACTAAATCTAAAACAAGAGCACCTGGGACTGCGCAGATCGGTTGTATTGGGAATGAGTG GGATGAGGAGTATGACAGAggaaagagaaagaagataaGGCTTCCTGCTGTTAGCTTTGATGGACCAAATTTGTTCCAAGAAATTGCAGACAAAAGATTGAAAACAAAGAGATTGAAGCTTGAGAGATCCAGAGATGGGAACCAGCCATTTAGGATATGA